TGCCGCGCTCACCGCCGTCGCCGGTGGTCTGATCGCGCTGGACGAGACCCGGCAGGCCAACGCGAACACTCATGTCCGTGAGCTGTACGCGACCGCGATCGGTCTGCTCACCGCAGACACGGTCGACAGCCGGCTTGGTGGGATCTACGGGCTAGAACGGATCGCCTGGGACAGCGCCGCCGATCAGCGGACCGTTGTGGAAGTGCTCTCGGCGTTCGTCCGTGAACACACCCGTCCCGGACGGCCACTATCGCGACGACGACATCCCGCTGCCTGGCGTTTTCGCATGAGCACCGATGTTCAGGCCGCGCTCACTGTCCTCGGCCGACTCCCGGCCCGGCGAGGAATCGGCCGCGCTGATCTCAACGGCGCGGATCTCCTCGGCGCTGTGCTGATCAAGGCAGACCTCAGAGGTGCTCAGCTCCGCGCAGTGAACTTCACAGACGCTTGGCTGGTCGAGGTGAATTTCACCGGCGCGGAACTGAGCTGGGCGACGCTCGCCGCTGCGGTACTAGACGGGGCAGACTTCTCCGCCGCACGACTGAACGGAGCGGACTTCTCCAGTGCCCGGGGGCTGACGCAGATGCAGGTGGATGCGGCGCTGGGAGACGACCGGACACGGTTGCCGGCGGGTCTAGTGCGGCCTGCGTCGTGGGGTCCGGAGGAGTGAGGGCCCCGGTCGCCTACTTTTTCAACATCGTTTGAGTAAAGAATTGATTCTCTGACGTCACGTAAGTGTTGTCATGGTTTACACCTGTTTGTCGCGCCCGGGAAGGGAGGCCTCCCGGGCGTCAGGCTTCCCGCGCTGGTTGAAAACATACGTTTTAAACCAGCGCGGCGAGAGCTGGGCTGGGAGGAAGGGCCTGCGGGATCTGCTGGGTACGTCTGCGTACCCGTATCCTGTGGGGGAGTGGACTGGGAGGAGGCCGTGGTGGCGGATGCGAATGTGCGGATTCCGGCGGAGGCGCGGGATCGGCTGGCTCAGGTGGCGGCGGCGGAGGGGCTGTCGTTGCGGGCGTATCTGGCGCGGTTGGCGAGCACGGTGCTGACGCCGGCGGAGCGGGCTGAGCGCGCGGAGCGGGCTCGGGCGGTGTTGCGGGAGTGGAGTGGCTATGACCCATCGGAGGAGGAGGCCGCGCGGGCTGATGCCGAGTTGGATCGTCGGCTGGCGCGGGCGTTGGGGCGGTGAGCGACGCGCTGCATGTGGTGCTGGATGAGACGGCGATGGTCTCGGCCGGCTACGGCAACATCCTGGCTTCCCGGCTGATCCAGCGTGCGCACACCGAGCCGGGTCATTTTCTGTACGCGCCGGCATGTGCGCTGGTGGAGGCGGACCGGGCCCGGCCGGGAACCGCCGAGCACATCGCCGCGTTGCCGGCGGTGACGATCGTGGAGCTGGACCTGGCGGCCGCGCTCGCGGTGGCCCGCGGTGCCGGCTGGGCGCCGGCGCATGTCCGCTATGCGGCTGAGCCGACTCCGGAGCGTCCGGAGGGTGCGGTGATCGCGACGGCGGCGCCGGACCGGTGGGCCGGCCAGCCGGTGCGCCTCCTCGATCTCAGCCTGTGAGCTGGTCCGGCGTCTCTGGGGACGCCGGGACCTTCGTGGCGCGCAGGATTGAAAACGCGCGTTTTCGTCTTCCCGGTCGCGGCGTGGGCCGGTTCTCGTGCCGTTTGCGTGACGGGATGTCCTCGCTACGTCGCCGAAGCACCCTCATGTGTCGTGTTGTGCGCGAATAGTGGATGGGTGGCTCGTCGGGGTTCTTCGTCTGCGCGGCGTCGTCCGAGTGCTCGCCGTACTCGTCCGTCTCAGGCTCGCCGGCCGCGGGGGCGTCCATCGTCGCGGCCGGCGGTGGGGGAGCGGGTGGTTCCCCTGGTGACGGCGGTGGCGTTCGGTGGCGTGGTTCTCGTCGTGATGGTCCAGGTGCTCGTGGAGGTGCTGGGCTGGTGGACGCTGCCGCTCGGGCTGCTCGTGGCGCTCGCGGCTGTCCGAGTCCTGCTTGCGATACGCGCCCGCCGGATCCGCGAGATCGGGCGGAGGGCTGCGGCCGCCGTCCTCGACACGTTGAGCC
The window above is part of the Parafrankia discariae genome. Proteins encoded here:
- a CDS encoding pentapeptide repeat-containing protein; translated protein: MADIGGAHRRAGRRWLWIVAGIAGVGAVAAVVGIWHLPGRMYPPGTDGAAEARAALQGGLLTAAAALTAVAGGLIALDETRQANANTHVRELYATAIGLLTADTVDSRLGGIYGLERIAWDSAADQRTVVEVLSAFVREHTRPGRPLSRRRHPAAWRFRMSTDVQAALTVLGRLPARRGIGRADLNGADLLGAVLIKADLRGAQLRAVNFTDAWLVEVNFTGAELSWATLAAAVLDGADFSAARLNGADFSSARGLTQMQVDAALGDDRTRLPAGLVRPASWGPEE
- a CDS encoding PIN domain-containing protein translates to MSDALHVVLDETAMVSAGYGNILASRLIQRAHTEPGHFLYAPACALVEADRARPGTAEHIAALPAVTIVELDLAAALAVARGAGWAPAHVRYAAEPTPERPEGAVIATAAPDRWAGQPVRLLDLSL